One part of the Sulfolobus tengchongensis genome encodes these proteins:
- a CDS encoding aminotransferase class V-fold PLP-dependent enzyme, translating into MKLKDPKEFREFVPITKKYIYLNHAAISPTPLPSLFEAYRYLYEVTTEGSIAVSKEEENEFFQIRSKIANLIGASVEEISLIPNTSYGVNVVAHGLNFKENDNIVTDNLEFPTVVYPFLKLVKKGVKVNIVKTTPYTFEEDIIANINKNTKLVAISHVSFNTGLRVDVKKIVKAARENGALVLLDVIQSAGAVKINVKEFDVDFVVAGGYKWLMSPQGSGFMYVKKGLIEDPPFYGWKSTENYLDFDSTTFKLEKGPRRFELGTIDVASNLALAKSCEIIDENMDMIENSVMHLSQFAIKIAHEYGLEVITPENKRAGIVIVKTKRARDIAKELFKENIVISPRGEGIRISTHFYNTEEEIQATMEKISAINRKIN; encoded by the coding sequence ATGAAATTAAAGGATCCTAAAGAATTTAGAGAGTTCGTTCCAATTACAAAAAAATACATATATTTAAATCATGCTGCTATCTCACCTACTCCTTTACCCTCGTTATTTGAGGCTTATAGGTATCTTTATGAAGTTACGACTGAAGGAAGTATAGCGGTTAGTAAAGAAGAGGAGAATGAATTTTTCCAGATTAGATCTAAAATAGCTAATTTAATAGGGGCTAGCGTAGAAGAAATCTCGTTAATTCCAAATACTAGCTATGGAGTAAATGTTGTAGCACATGGCTTAAATTTTAAAGAGAACGATAATATAGTAACTGATAATTTGGAATTTCCAACTGTAGTATATCCATTTTTGAAATTAGTAAAAAAGGGAGTTAAGGTAAATATAGTTAAAACGACACCATATACATTTGAGGAAGATATTATAGCAAATATTAATAAAAATACAAAATTAGTAGCGATAAGCCATGTAAGTTTCAATACTGGCTTAAGAGTTGACGTAAAAAAGATCGTGAAAGCAGCAAGAGAAAACGGCGCATTAGTACTTCTTGATGTCATCCAAAGTGCAGGTGCAGTAAAAATTAATGTAAAGGAGTTTGATGTGGACTTTGTAGTAGCAGGGGGATATAAATGGTTAATGAGTCCACAAGGATCTGGATTTATGTATGTTAAAAAAGGTCTTATAGAAGATCCACCATTTTATGGATGGAAATCTACGGAAAATTACTTAGATTTCGATTCCACTACATTTAAATTAGAAAAGGGACCTAGAAGATTTGAGCTAGGTACCATAGATGTTGCTTCTAATTTAGCTCTTGCTAAATCTTGTGAGATAATAGATGAAAATATGGATATGATTGAGAATTCCGTGATGCATCTTTCACAGTTCGCAATAAAAATTGCACATGAATATGGATTAGAGGTAATCACACCGGAAAATAAAAGAGCTGGAATAGTAATAGTAAAAACAAAGAGAGCGAGAGACATTGCAAAGGAGTTATTTAAGGAAAATATTGTAATATCACCAAGAGGAGAAGGCATAAGAATCTCAACGCATTTCTATAATACAGAGGAAGAAATACAGGCTACAATGGAGAAAATTTCTGCTATTAATAGAAAAATTAACTAA
- the cobT gene encoding nicotinate mononucleotide-dependent phosphoribosyltransferase CobT produces the protein MIKTYYDAEVSYLKENFAYVLVIGTTDVSLIPGITIAGATPELTHFTPAADAEYVILGKCKSINTIPVSPNGIPTPALLTRASLSFINPLKLVVNAGSRIIPKIPFIDLHGEPGKDIRRQALTIQKTNEILENGIRLGEELSNNFKLIVIGESIPAGTTTAMATLLALGYDAMGKVSSASPENPKELKRKVVEEALRNLPPDLIGKIAKVSDPVLLGVAGISLGFKGKILLAGGTQMIAASAIIKEFDKNKLQDITIGTTKWVVEDRSADMLGLSRQVNVKVLASMIDLTISAFDGIRAYEKGYVKEGVGAGGASIMAFMRGITNDMLVKRIDEYYSHLVSNLKGSNIS, from the coding sequence ATGATTAAGACATATTATGATGCAGAGGTCTCGTATTTAAAGGAGAACTTTGCCTACGTTCTGGTTATAGGAACTACTGATGTCAGCTTAATACCGGGGATAACGATAGCTGGCGCTACACCTGAATTAACACATTTTACTCCTGCTGCAGATGCTGAATATGTAATTTTAGGGAAATGTAAAAGCATAAACACAATTCCAGTTAGTCCTAACGGAATTCCCACACCTGCCTTATTAACAAGAGCTTCACTTTCATTCATTAACCCTTTAAAATTAGTAGTTAATGCTGGCAGTAGAATTATACCTAAAATTCCTTTCATAGATCTTCACGGAGAACCTGGAAAAGACATCAGACGACAAGCCCTTACAATACAAAAAACTAACGAGATCCTCGAAAATGGTATAAGACTAGGTGAGGAGCTGTCTAATAATTTTAAACTAATAGTAATAGGAGAATCGATACCTGCAGGTACAACTACTGCAATGGCTACATTACTAGCGTTAGGATATGATGCAATGGGCAAAGTAAGTTCAGCCTCTCCAGAAAATCCAAAAGAACTAAAAAGAAAAGTAGTAGAAGAAGCCCTAAGGAACTTACCACCAGATTTGATAGGTAAGATAGCTAAGGTATCTGATCCAGTATTGCTAGGAGTTGCTGGTATATCTTTAGGGTTTAAAGGAAAAATACTACTAGCTGGAGGAACTCAAATGATAGCAGCATCTGCCATAATTAAGGAATTTGACAAAAATAAATTACAAGATATTACCATAGGTACAACGAAATGGGTAGTCGAGGATAGGTCTGCAGATATGCTAGGACTATCCAGGCAAGTAAATGTGAAAGTGCTGGCAAGTATGATAGATCTCACAATATCAGCTTTCGATGGAATTAGAGCATATGAGAAGGGTTACGTCAAGGAGGGAGTAGGAGCAGGAGGAGCCTCAATTATGGCTTTTATGAGAGGAATTACAAATGATATGTTAGTAAAAAGAATTGATGAATACTATAGCCACTTAGTAAGCAATTTAAAAGGTTCAAATATATCATGA
- a CDS encoding radical SAM/SPASM domain-containing protein codes for MLWLLMTTGKCNLKCDYCGGSFPANIVPYETKYDINKIKRIIERDNDATIIFYGGEPLLNYKFIISVLDNVKAKRYGIQTNGIAIKLLPEKYWRKINLVLLSIDGREEITDKHRGKGIYKAVIRSARYLKDLGVETIARMTVTQDTDIFVDVMHLLNLGLFDKVHWQLDVIWSEEWDFKRWASSYLLGVRKLTEYFLSKLKEGKVVKIIPILGVISAHFYNGYRGSPCGAGYSSVTITPDGRILSCPIAVREKWAELGDLDKGYKLLEDPLPDDCKKCEFKNYCGGRCLYAQKERYWGEEGFKIVDEVNKEYLRTVLSIIPEVEILIKNGTIRLSDLYYNPILDSTEVIP; via the coding sequence ATGCTATGGCTATTAATGACCACAGGTAAGTGTAATCTTAAATGTGATTATTGTGGTGGCTCTTTTCCTGCTAATATTGTACCTTATGAAACAAAATATGATATAAATAAAATTAAGAGGATTATTGAAAGAGATAATGATGCTACTATAATATTCTATGGCGGAGAACCTTTGCTAAATTATAAGTTCATTATCTCAGTTTTAGATAATGTAAAGGCTAAGAGGTATGGGATACAAACTAATGGTATAGCAATTAAACTTCTTCCAGAAAAATATTGGAGAAAAATTAACCTCGTGTTATTATCTATAGATGGTAGAGAGGAAATTACTGATAAGCATAGGGGAAAAGGTATCTATAAAGCTGTAATAAGGTCTGCACGATATCTTAAGGATTTAGGTGTTGAAACTATAGCAAGAATGACAGTCACGCAAGATACTGATATTTTTGTTGACGTTATGCATTTACTAAATTTAGGTCTATTTGACAAAGTGCATTGGCAACTAGATGTCATATGGAGCGAGGAATGGGATTTTAAAAGATGGGCGTCATCATATTTGCTAGGAGTTAGAAAACTTACTGAATATTTCTTATCTAAGCTAAAGGAGGGGAAAGTAGTTAAGATTATACCAATATTAGGTGTAATTAGCGCACATTTTTATAACGGATATAGAGGCTCTCCGTGCGGGGCAGGCTACTCATCGGTAACAATAACACCAGATGGGAGAATTCTTTCTTGCCCGATAGCGGTAAGAGAAAAATGGGCCGAACTAGGTGATTTAGATAAAGGATATAAGCTTTTGGAAGATCCTTTACCTGACGATTGCAAGAAGTGTGAGTTCAAAAACTATTGTGGTGGCAGATGTTTATATGCGCAGAAAGAACGATATTGGGGAGAAGAAGGATTTAAGATAGTTGACGAAGTTAATAAGGAGTATCTTCGCACGGTATTGTCAATAATTCCAGAGGTAGAGATATTGATAAAAAATGGTACAATTAGACTCAGTGATTTATATTATAATCCAATACTAGATTCAACCGAAGTTATACCTTAA
- a CDS encoding glycosyltransferase family 2 protein, whose translation MEYYYFILYFLVFIVDILIILQTYKEIKLRKTVNGSFMDKVSIIVPIKGIDVGLERNVESLLSQDYPYPYEVIYVVEKGDEVENLLSKYNVKIVYSDYNCDICSGKIRAQLSGILRASNKVIVFADSDTFYPRDWLKNLVSPLDKYDATTTFSWPSPSRISLSNLIRAGFWTLGFESQSLESSRFLWGGSMALKREFFDDEVLDELSKEWCDDCTLTRIVKRRGGKIGFVINAIPLNVYDESNLISWSSRQIITILAYSPRGAKAYLVVGTFFTLILIYTLVFHNIITFTPYILWIVKNLIRGIRYPKQALIASIMSVVAIPYALFLLIYNWNKREVYWRGKKYIVKPLKQK comes from the coding sequence ATGGAATATTACTATTTTATTCTCTATTTTCTTGTTTTTATAGTAGATATTTTGATAATTTTACAGACATATAAAGAGATTAAACTGAGGAAGACAGTAAATGGTAGTTTTATGGATAAGGTATCAATAATTGTCCCAATAAAGGGCATTGATGTGGGATTAGAAAGAAATGTAGAATCTTTACTTTCGCAAGACTATCCTTATCCATATGAGGTTATATACGTTGTCGAAAAAGGTGATGAAGTTGAAAATCTTCTTAGTAAATATAATGTTAAGATTGTGTACTCAGATTACAATTGTGATATATGTAGTGGTAAAATTAGAGCCCAATTATCGGGTATTTTAAGAGCTTCAAATAAGGTAATAGTATTTGCTGACTCAGATACGTTCTATCCCAGAGATTGGTTAAAAAACTTAGTTTCTCCACTAGATAAATATGATGCTACGACAACGTTTTCGTGGCCATCTCCATCCAGAATAAGTTTAAGCAATTTAATAAGAGCTGGTTTCTGGACCTTAGGTTTTGAGTCTCAATCGCTTGAAAGTTCTAGATTTTTGTGGGGTGGCTCAATGGCTCTAAAAAGAGAGTTTTTTGATGATGAAGTGTTAGATGAGCTATCTAAGGAGTGGTGTGATGACTGTACTTTAACAAGAATAGTAAAAAGAAGAGGAGGTAAAATAGGTTTTGTAATTAACGCAATACCGCTTAACGTTTATGATGAGAGTAATCTGATAAGTTGGTCCTCTAGGCAAATAATAACTATATTGGCTTATTCACCAAGGGGAGCTAAGGCATATTTAGTAGTGGGTACATTTTTCACTTTAATTTTGATTTATACATTAGTTTTTCACAATATAATTACTTTTACTCCATATATTCTATGGATAGTTAAGAATTTAATAAGGGGAATAAGGTATCCTAAACAAGCCTTAATTGCGTCTATAATGTCTGTAGTTGCCATACCTTATGCACTATTCCTCCTCATATATAACTGGAATAAGAGAGAGGTGTATTGGAGAGGGAAAAAATATATAGTAAAACCTTTAAAGCAGAAGTAG
- the nucS gene encoding endonuclease NucS has translation MYSVLLSPSNQETYFFLSQKIYRELLVIFATCEVKYKGRAESKASESPRLIILKPDGTVIIHESVKREPLNWQPPGTQIDIINGYPLKIVAERKRPNEIIEIVLKEVFYITSSIVREGDFMIKGREIDVVNMVMQNPNLVEEGFHPFAREYKTPYGKVDLVGMDKNGNFVLVEVKRSKAQLSAVSQLYRYYLYVKEVKGEKVRGILMAPAITNHAEDLLRKLNLEFIKYDITNIIRLKD, from the coding sequence GTGTACTCGGTATTACTAAGTCCAAGTAACCAAGAAACTTACTTCTTCTTATCACAAAAAATTTATAGAGAATTATTGGTAATTTTTGCAACTTGTGAAGTAAAATATAAAGGAAGGGCTGAATCTAAAGCCTCGGAATCTCCTAGGTTAATAATACTGAAGCCAGATGGCACAGTTATAATACACGAGAGCGTTAAGAGAGAACCTCTTAATTGGCAACCACCTGGAACTCAAATAGACATTATTAATGGCTATCCATTAAAGATTGTTGCTGAAAGAAAAAGACCAAATGAAATAATAGAGATCGTTTTAAAGGAAGTATTTTACATAACTTCGTCGATAGTTAGAGAAGGAGATTTCATGATCAAAGGAAGAGAAATTGACGTAGTAAACATGGTAATGCAAAATCCTAATCTAGTTGAAGAAGGATTTCATCCATTTGCTAGAGAATATAAGACGCCATACGGAAAGGTAGACCTAGTAGGAATGGATAAAAACGGTAATTTTGTATTAGTCGAGGTTAAAAGAAGTAAAGCACAACTTAGTGCAGTATCTCAACTATATCGATATTATCTGTACGTAAAGGAAGTTAAAGGGGAGAAAGTTAGAGGGATACTTATGGCACCGGCTATAACTAATCACGCAGAGGACTTGTTACGAAAGTTAAATCTAGAGTTCATTAAATATGATATAACTAATATTATCCGTTTAAAGGATTAA
- a CDS encoding TenA family protein, whose amino-acid sequence MNNMEYLLRNVDELWNKYTKHEFVVRMRNGSLPLDVFRYYLIQDAKYVEDMLKSLLSALSKGPIDKVMRILNVIITTRDKGLETNSKLYTRLNISREEIVKTGYNLVNYAYTRHLYYYANMGWNEFLVAVTPCMFGYSIIGEYVLETPHEIYKLWASFYASDEYKKRVEAILSALNEIEINDNLIKIFINSVRFEIGFWDSSLRKDPTVY is encoded by the coding sequence ATGAACAATATGGAATATCTCCTAAGGAATGTGGATGAATTATGGAACAAGTATACTAAGCATGAATTTGTAGTTAGAATGAGAAATGGTTCCCTACCTCTTGACGTTTTTAGATATTACCTTATACAAGATGCTAAATATGTTGAAGATATGTTAAAGTCTCTTTTATCTGCTTTATCTAAAGGTCCTATAGACAAAGTAATGAGAATACTTAACGTAATTATCACTACAAGAGACAAGGGATTAGAGACAAACAGTAAGCTTTACACTAGGCTTAATATAAGCCGAGAAGAGATAGTTAAAACAGGGTACAATTTAGTAAACTACGCTTACACGAGACATTTATATTACTACGCTAACATGGGTTGGAATGAATTTTTAGTTGCAGTAACACCATGTATGTTTGGATACAGTATAATTGGTGAATATGTTCTTGAAACCCCTCATGAGATTTATAAATTATGGGCTTCATTTTATGCTTCAGATGAGTATAAGAAAAGGGTTGAGGCTATTCTCAGCGCGTTAAATGAAATAGAAATTAATGATAATCTTATAAAAATATTTATAAATTCTGTTAGGTTCGAAATAGGTTTTTGGGATTCGTCTTTAAGAAAGGATCCTACGGTGTATTAA
- a CDS encoding SDR family NAD(P)-dependent oxidoreductase — protein MGRLDNKKVVIVGVSEGLGYATAYFALKEGAQVCINARTESKLRRMREVLNKYGKIEYVVGDVSNITGAKNVIEKCASLINGIDHLVISVGGYIEDTIENFSGLDEMLTNHIKIPLYVINASLKFLKEGSSVVLVSSMSGISKASPDQLSYAIAKAGLAKEVEVLASELINKGIRVNGIAPTTIDGEFEPERNWRKNRKLGDDKAPPEDFANVIIWLLTDESEWIDGVIIPVHGGSRLK, from the coding sequence ATGGGGAGGCTGGATAATAAGAAAGTAGTTATTGTAGGTGTAAGCGAAGGTCTAGGTTATGCTACCGCATATTTTGCTTTGAAAGAAGGTGCGCAAGTTTGTATTAATGCGAGAACAGAGAGTAAATTGAGAAGAATGAGGGAGGTACTAAATAAGTATGGTAAAATAGAGTACGTAGTTGGGGATGTTTCTAATATAACTGGGGCTAAAAACGTAATAGAGAAATGCGCCTCACTAATTAATGGTATAGATCACCTAGTGATTTCAGTTGGCGGATATATAGAAGATACTATAGAAAATTTTAGTGGGCTTGACGAAATGTTAACTAATCATATTAAAATACCTCTTTATGTTATTAATGCTTCTCTGAAATTTCTAAAAGAAGGTTCTAGCGTTGTTTTGGTCTCATCGATGAGTGGTATTAGTAAAGCTTCACCAGATCAATTATCATACGCTATAGCCAAAGCTGGATTAGCTAAGGAAGTTGAAGTTTTGGCGTCTGAGTTAATTAATAAAGGTATAAGGGTTAATGGTATTGCTCCGACTACAATAGATGGCGAATTCGAACCCGAGAGGAATTGGAGAAAGAATAGGAAATTGGGAGATGATAAGGCTCCACCAGAAGATTTCGCCAATGTGATTATTTGGCTTTTAACTGATGAATCTGAATGGATAGATGGTGTTATTATACCAGTTCACGGTGGCTCAAGGCTAAAGTAG
- a CDS encoding thioredoxin domain-containing protein — protein sequence MNERLVNSSSGYLRKAINHPINWYTWSEEIFEIAKKEDKLILVDVGASWCHWCNVMDEDTYANPEIVKIVNENFIPVKVDRDEMPDLDRVLQSAVMSLTGESGWPLTVFMTPDGKVFFGGTYFPPEDRYGRIGFKKLLLEILRIWREDRNQILSSTIDPKMLVPKFSGGTISSHMLDDAFSYITSYYDIEYGGLGYGAKFPHPFVDLLFLNYSAIRGDDLGKKLGLFTLRKMYYGGIFDQVGGGFHRYTVDREWKLPHFEKLLIDNAELLYDYFAYYLAFNDIEMLDAISNLVNFVLRELYIEGKGFANSLDADSEGMEGKYYTWTEEELKSALGEDFSLATKIFDLRNTVEVEGRKVLLRGIDLRELSRLLSLPANEVILKINEIRKKLLKYREENRRTPYRDETTYTYTNAKMVESLLFSSLILDKGLNESRVVLNKISRNITRRLDGGKDGLPEDYISALLASISAYEILGEERYYDLAIELGRKTIDNVNLDNFTDAPNESTNSMYIRALLKLSLLSDEFKVSEEKIKHLIPPLSAENAQFIAGIMNSVSSYINGMAHVVVVDEGDGLAEKLHRVALLTYYPFKLVEKVNERRVDYVSSIIRAMLKYNAGKSRAYICIGNTCSMPISEEEKIKQLLKTKL from the coding sequence ATGAATGAAAGATTAGTTAATTCTTCTAGTGGTTATTTGAGGAAAGCTATAAATCATCCAATTAATTGGTACACGTGGTCAGAGGAAATCTTTGAAATAGCGAAAAAAGAGGATAAACTAATTCTTGTCGACGTCGGAGCTTCATGGTGCCATTGGTGTAATGTGATGGATGAGGACACTTATGCAAATCCAGAAATAGTGAAGATAGTTAATGAAAATTTCATCCCAGTAAAGGTTGATAGAGACGAAATGCCAGATTTGGATAGAGTTCTTCAAAGTGCAGTAATGTCCTTAACTGGAGAGTCTGGATGGCCTTTAACCGTATTTATGACCCCTGATGGTAAGGTGTTCTTTGGAGGAACGTACTTTCCCCCAGAAGATAGATATGGAAGGATAGGGTTTAAGAAATTGTTATTGGAGATCCTTAGAATTTGGAGGGAAGATAGAAATCAGATCCTTTCATCAACAATTGATCCAAAGATGTTAGTTCCTAAATTTAGTGGTGGCACTATAAGTTCACATATGTTAGACGATGCTTTTTCTTACATAACATCTTATTATGATATAGAGTACGGTGGATTGGGATATGGAGCCAAGTTTCCTCATCCTTTTGTGGATTTACTATTCCTTAACTATTCAGCAATTAGAGGGGATGATCTAGGTAAAAAGTTAGGGCTTTTTACGTTGAGAAAAATGTATTATGGTGGAATTTTTGATCAGGTTGGTGGAGGCTTTCATAGGTATACAGTGGATAGAGAATGGAAATTACCTCATTTTGAAAAATTATTGATAGATAATGCTGAACTGTTATATGATTATTTTGCTTATTATTTAGCATTTAATGATATAGAAATGTTAGACGCTATATCTAACTTAGTAAATTTCGTTTTAAGGGAGTTATATATAGAAGGAAAAGGTTTTGCGAATAGTTTAGATGCTGATAGTGAGGGGATGGAAGGGAAATATTATACATGGACTGAAGAAGAGCTAAAGAGTGCGTTAGGCGAAGATTTTAGTTTAGCAACTAAGATATTTGATTTAAGAAACACTGTAGAGGTTGAAGGTAGGAAAGTTTTGCTAAGAGGAATAGATCTTAGGGAATTATCAAGATTATTAAGTTTACCCGCAAATGAGGTAATATTAAAAATAAATGAGATTAGAAAGAAACTACTAAAATATAGAGAGGAAAATAGGAGGACCCCATACAGAGATGAAACTACGTATACTTATACTAACGCTAAGATGGTAGAATCGTTGTTGTTCTCCTCGTTAATTCTAGATAAGGGTCTTAATGAGTCTAGAGTCGTGTTAAATAAAATAAGCAGAAACATTACTAGAAGATTAGATGGTGGAAAAGACGGCTTACCAGAAGATTATATATCTGCACTACTAGCTAGTATATCAGCATATGAGATATTGGGCGAAGAAAGGTATTACGATTTAGCAATTGAACTTGGCAGGAAAACAATAGATAACGTGAATCTAGATAATTTTACTGACGCACCAAATGAATCTACGAATTCTATGTACATCAGAGCTTTACTTAAATTATCGTTGCTATCTGATGAATTTAAGGTTAGTGAGGAGAAAATTAAGCACTTAATTCCGCCTTTAAGCGCTGAAAACGCTCAGTTTATTGCGGGTATCATGAATTCTGTTTCTAGTTATATTAATGGAATGGCTCATGTAGTTGTAGTCGATGAAGGAGATGGTTTAGCGGAGAAATTACATAGGGTTGCTTTATTAACTTATTATCCTTTTAAATTGGTCGAAAAGGTTAATGAGAGAAGAGTTGACTATGTTAGTTCGATTATAAGAGCTATGTTAAAATATAATGCGGGAAAGAGTAGAGCCTATATTTGCATAGGTAATACTTGCAGTATGCCAATAAGCGAGGAGGAAAAAATTAAACAATTACTTAAAACTAAGCTTTAA